A window of Desulfobacterales bacterium genomic DNA:
AAAAAAGATCCGGCGAATGATCATCCTGCACGCTCACTTTGATCATTGCGGCATTGTCCCCTTTTTTAAAAAGCGCTGGCCCTGGGCCACTGTCACGGCCTCGGCCCGGGCCAAAGAACTGCTGTCTTCCCCCAAGATCATTCAGTCCGTCGCGTTTCTGAACCAGATGCTGCTGGCACGGGACGGGCTTCAAAAAGTCGCCGGGGAGATGGGTCTTGACTTCAACGGCATAGCGGTCGAATCGGTGGTTGCCGGCGGCGCTGTCTTGCGCTGCGATGATTTGTCTCTGGAGATTATCGACGTTCCCGGTCATTCCTCCTGTTCCATAGCCGTATTCGTGAAAGAGCAAAAAGCGCTGTTTGCTTCGGATGCCGGCGGGATTCCGGCCGGCGACTGGATCTTTACCGCCGCCAACTCCAATTTCGATCTGTACCAGGAAAGTCTGCGCAAGATGGCCGGCTATGATTTGGACATTTACCTGGCGGAACATTTCGGCGCCCTGACCGGCACGGATGCAGGCGGTTTTCTGCAGCGCTCCATGGATGCTGCCGTACAGACCCGCTCGCTGCTGGAAGATTCCTATGCCCGCACCGGAAATGCTGAACAGAGCGCCGCCGAAATCACCGGACTGCTCATGGAAAAATTCCCGGAAAAGCTCTTGCCGAAAGAAATTATCGCCCTGGTGGTAGGGCAGATGTTTAATTTTATTGCCAAACAGGCTGGCAAAGCAGCGGCTTCGAGTTAGCAAAGACAGGAAGATTGTCAAAACGTAAGGTAAGTTGTCCGTGGTCCGTAGTATGTGGATAGCATTTCTACTGACAACGGACAACAGGCAAAACACAGAGAAAATCGAGAGGTCATGAGGTTTGGGCGCCCTTACCTGAACTCTTGAATCCTCAGCTCCTACAGATTACCTCACCTCAGCTTCAGCACTTCCATTGTGTTATCCATGAGATCGACAACCAGCAGCCTGTTTCTCAGGAGGGATCCCCTTTTGAGCAGCACCTTCACAACCTCGGATGTTTCCAGGGCGGAAAGGATGGTGACACACTGGGGCAGTGTCCCCAGGCTGGCTTCAGCGCCTTTTTCGGGGATACGGTCTCTTTTACCGTAAATCAGTTTCAGGCCCGGATCTTCCGGGAAAATGGTGGTCACGTGTCCCGCCACCCCGGCGATGGCCGCCGATACCAGCGGAATGCCGGCCGTTTTGCAGGCCTCTTCCAGAATAAAGCGAAATTTCAGACTGTCCAGACAGTCCACCACCACATCGGAACCGGCTAATAGCCCGGCGGCATTGTCCGCATCCAGGAATTCAATATGCGCCTCCACAACTACGGACGCGTTAACGGACTGAACCCGGTCGGCAGCCGCATCCACCTTTGGCGTTGCGAGCCCCTCTTGCGTGCTCATGAACTGACGGTTTAGATTGCTGTCCTCGAACGTATCCCCGTCCATCAGGTTAAGGTTGCCGACGCCGATGCGGGCTAAAATTTCCGTCACACCACCCCCCAGTCCCCCCAGACCGACCACACTGACCCGTGATTGCAGCAGCACGGCCTGGTCCTGTAGTGAAAATGTTCGCAGGTTGCGGGCATATCGCTCGGGAACGATCCCGGCCTGAAGCGCTTCTATTTCAACCCGGTGTCCGCTGATGTTATATTTACCGGCCAGCAAGGCCACCGCTTCAACGGACAGGCTGATGTAAGGGGTATTATCACGAAACTGTTTGGGGATGGCGTTGGAGCGAATTTCACTGACAAGGCCGTTTTCCATTTTTATCCTCCCCCGATGGGAGGAAAGATGCCGACGCGCTCGCCTCCCCTGAGGGTCGAGTCTAAATCGCCCTTGACGTTGTTGATGAATACGAGCCGGACCTTTTTAGCGGAAACCCGAATGTCTTCAAGCAACCGCCTGACGGTTATCCCGGCCTCAATCGGAAAATTGTCGGCCCCAGGCGGGGTAAATGCGCTCAGGTCGGCAAACAACTTAATCTGGATATGGGTTTTCATTTGATGAAAGCCTCCGGTTCGTGCAAAATCCGGGTGTTAATCAGTGAAATCAAGTATTGAGAAATTC
This region includes:
- a CDS encoding MBL fold metallo-hydrolase, whose product is MVIDQPGKVNDKIVLLGRKESCVYLLKGRNEYALLGGGMVSIVPDVLEQLDKFNIDEKKIRRMIILHAHFDHCGIVPFFKKRWPWATVTASARAKELLSSPKIIQSVAFLNQMLLARDGLQKVAGEMGLDFNGIAVESVVAGGAVLRCDDLSLEIIDVPGHSSCSIAVFVKEQKALFASDAGGIPAGDWIFTAANSNFDLYQESLRKMAGYDLDIYLAEHFGALTGTDAGGFLQRSMDAAVQTRSLLEDSYARTGNAEQSAAEITGLLMEKFPEKLLPKEIIALVVGQMFNFIAKQAGKAAASS
- a CDS encoding HesA/MoeB/ThiF family protein, with the protein product MENGLVSEIRSNAIPKQFRDNTPYISLSVEAVALLAGKYNISGHRVEIEALQAGIVPERYARNLRTFSLQDQAVLLQSRVSVVGLGGLGGGVTEILARIGVGNLNLMDGDTFEDSNLNRQFMSTQEGLATPKVDAAADRVQSVNASVVVEAHIEFLDADNAAGLLAGSDVVVDCLDSLKFRFILEEACKTAGIPLVSAAIAGVAGHVTTIFPEDPGLKLIYGKRDRIPEKGAEASLGTLPQCVTILSALETSEVVKVLLKRGSLLRNRLLVVDLMDNTMEVLKLR
- a CDS encoding MoaD/ThiS family protein, whose protein sequence is MKTHIQIKLFADLSAFTPPGADNFPIEAGITVRRLLEDIRVSAKKVRLVFINNVKGDLDSTLRGGERVGIFPPIGGG